A section of the Acanthochromis polyacanthus isolate Apoly-LR-REF ecotype Palm Island chromosome 13, KAUST_Apoly_ChrSc, whole genome shotgun sequence genome encodes:
- the igsf10 gene encoding immunoglobulin superfamily member 10 isoform X1 — protein sequence MGSRIQVLENGTLIVNTLTDKDAGDYLCVARSKIGDDLQLMRVSISMKPAKIETKLYGKKQVPYGNDLKVDCKASGAPKPEISWGLPDGTVVNSALQSDASGRSGGGRTRRYTLFDNGTLYLNQVGMSEEGDYTCYAENQVGKDEMHVHITVVTAAPRIRPPSQTYARVKPGGNIRFDCEAHGEPKPKILWMLPTNDVIAASNERYLMHVNGSLDIRDVKLVDAGEYVCVARNPGGENREIYKLEIDGNPPVINGYRQNRTVITDVASKFSRKLLDCKAEGDPTPTITWIMPDNIFLKAPYFGSRINVHHNGTLEIRNVRPTDTAEFICMARNDGGEAVMVVQLEVTSLLKRPIFKNPFNERVVSRFGKTTVLNCSADGHPRPEIVWTLPNGTRVIGGSHRDTRHHLGNDGTLIIYNPRKEDTGKYRCGAKNFMGYIEKLIILDIGQKPYILTRPRGIIRSVSGEPLFLHCLSDGSPRPRIYWTIPGGHTLTRPQVLGRYKLLENGTLIVQDTTLHDQGNYICRARNDAGEAGLTVPVVIIAYPPRITTGPPPSVRAVTGTAFQLNCAATGIPKPDIIWELPDHSILSAAQQGRRTGSELLHPQGTLIIQRPKPSDSGTYKCLAKNHLGTDSKVTYVLVQ from the exons ATGGGCAGCAGAATTCAGGTCCTGGAAAATGGCACTCTTATCGTTAACACTTTGACTGATAAAGATGCTGGAGACTACCTCTGTGTGGCACGAAGCAAGATTGGTGATGATCTCCAGCTCATGAGGGTCAGTATATCGATGAAGCCAGCCAAGATAGAGACTAAGCTCTATGGTAAGAAGCAGGTACCGTATGGCAATGACTTGAAGGTGGACTGTAAAGCCTCAGGAGCTCCAAAGCCAGAGATCTCCTGGGGTCTACCAGACGGAACAGTGGTCAACAGCGCTCTGCAATCAGATGCCAGTGGGAGGAGTGGAGGAGGACGAACACGTCGCTATACTCTGTTTGACAATGGAACCCTCTATCTGAACCAG GTGGGCATGTCAGAGGAAGGGGACTACACCTGCTATGCTGAGAACCAGGTGGGAAAGGATGAGATGCATGTACATATCACTGTGGTGACAGCTGCACCCAGGATACGTCCACCCAGCCAGACCTACGCCAGGGTGAAGCCGGGAGGCAACATCCGGTTTGACTGTGAAGCACATGGGGAGCCCAAACCCAAGATCCTGTGGATGCTTCCCACCAATGATGTAATAGCAGCATCAAATGAACGCTACTTAATGCATGTCAATGGTTCTCTGGATATCAGAGATGTGAAGCTAGTTGATGCAGGAGAATATGTTTGTGTGGCTCGCAACCCTGgtggagaaaacagagaaatttACAAGCTTGAGATAGATGGGAACCCACCAGTGATCAATGGCTACCGGCAGAACAGGACTGTAATCACAGATGTAGCCAGTAAGTTCTCCAGGAAGCTTCTGGACTGTAAAGCCGAGGGTGATCCCACTCCTACTATCACTTGGATTATGCCTGACAACATCTTTCTAAAAGCGCCATACTTTGGCAGCAGGATAAATGTCCACCACAACGGGACGCTAGAGATTCGGAACGTGCGACCTACTGATACAGCAGAGTTCATCTGCATGGCAAGAAATGATGGAGGAGAAGCCGTAATGGTGGTGCAGCTGGAGGTTACCAGTTTGCTAAAAAGGCCGATCTTCAAGAACCCCTTCAATGAACGTGTTGTTTCTCGGTTTGGCAAAACCACAGTTCTGAATTGTTCTGCTGATGGGCACCCAAGGCCGGAGATCGTTTGGACTTTGCCTAATGGAACACGGGTTATTGGTGGGTCCCACCGTGACACTCGCCACCACCTAGGCAATGATGGAACGTTAATCATCTACAACCCTCGCAAAGAAGATACTGGGAAGTATCGCTGTGGTGCCAAGAATTTCATGGGCTACATAGAGAAGCTAATCATTTTGGATATTGGGCAGAAGCCATACATTCTAACCAGGCCAAGGGGCATCATACGCAGTGTGTCTGGGGAGCCCCTCTTCCTTCACTGTCTATCTGATGGGAGTCCCAGACCCAGAATCTACTGGACCATTCCTGGTGGTCACACTCTTACTCGACCTCAAGTCCTTGGCCGCTACAAATTGCTAGAAAATGGTACTCTGATTGTTCAGGACACTACTCTTCACGACCAAGGAAACTACATCTGCAGGGCTCGCAACGATGCTGGAGAGGCGGGACTCACCGTTCCTGTTGTTATCATTGCTTACCCTCCAAGGATCACAACAGGACCACCACCCAGTGTGAGGGCAGTGACTGGGACAGCTTTTCAACTCAACTGTGCTGCCACTGGGATCCCCAAGCCAGACATCATTTGGGAGCTTCCCGATCATTCAATTCTGTCAGCAGCACAACAGGGACGGCGTACAGGTAGCGAGCTGCTCCACCCTCAGGGCACACTCATCATTCAGAGACCCAAACCCTCAGATTCTGGAACATATAAATGCCTGGCCAAAAACCACCTCGGCACAGACTCAAAAGTCACATATGTACTTGTACAGTGA
- the p2ry12 gene encoding P2Y purinoceptor 12 yields MERNSTFPLVLGNYSRTNITCSRDNVLKTVVFPVLYSFLFLVGVSLNGVAVWVFFRIPSRSHFIIYLKNIVVADVIMTFTFPFKVLSDSNMASTGLRIFVCRVSSVLFYLTMYISILFFGLISIDRCRKTLKPFRGTNSARLTRRKVLSGTIWTFLLILCLPNVILTCKTPTSPYFKCSDLKTEAGLYWHEVVNHVCQVIFWGNLVTVIVCYTLITKELYKSYSRTKSHSTGGNISQAPSGGTTRKPQQGKRKMNANVFLVLAVFFVCFVPFHFARVPYTMSQTRGVLFDCKLKLFFFQLKESTLFLSSLNSILDPLIYFFLCKSFRNTLFKTLKLPPGTCSWITGKGSDTDSGSTALRNSSACT; encoded by the exons ATGGAGAGAAACTCGACTTTCCCTTTGGTCCTTGGCAATTACAGCCGCACCAACATCACTTGCTCCAGAGACAATGTTTTGAAGACGGTGGTTTTTCCTGTTCTCTACTCCTTTCTTTTCCTGGTGGGGGTGTCTCTGAACGGCGTGGCTGTGTGGGTGTTCTTTCGCATCCCCTCGCGGTCTCACTTCATTATTTACCTGAAGAATATTGTTGTTGCAGACGTCATCATGACCTTCACGTTCCCTTTCAAG GTATTGTCAGACTCTAACATGGCATCCACCGGCCTGCGGATATTCGTGTGTCGAGTTTCCTCAGTGCTTTTTTACCTCACCATGTACATCAGCATCCTCTTTTTCGGCCTTATCAGCATCGATCGCTGCAGAAAGACCCTGAAACCATTTCGGGGCACCAACTCTGCCCGGCTGACCCGTCGGAAAGTCCTTTCAGGAACCATCTGGACCTTTCTGCTGATTCTCTGTCTGCCCAATGTGATCCTAACATGCAAAACCCCAACTTCTCCCTATTTCAAGTGCAGCGACCTGAAGACAGAGGCTGGGCTTTACTGGCATGAGGTAGTAAATCATGTCTGTCAAGTGATTTTCTGGGGCAACCTGGTCACTGTGATAGTTTGCTACACTCTAATCACCAAAGAGCTGTACAAATCCTACTCCCGCACCAAGTCTCACAGCACTGGAGGGAATATATCTCAAGCACCAAGTGGGGGAACAACTCGGAAGCCCCAGCAGGGCAAAcgaaaaatgaatgcaaacgTGTTCCTGGTTCTGGCTGTCTTCTTTGTGTGCTTTGTGCCATTTCACTTTGCCCGAGTGCCGTACACAATGAGTCAGACCCGAGGAGTTCTCTTTGATTGCAAACTCAAGCTCTTCTTCTTTCAGCTGAAGGAAAGCACacttttcctctcctccctgAATTCAATTCTGGACCCTCTCATCTACTTCTTCCTCTGCAAGTCTTTCAGGAACACTCTGTTCAAGACGCTGAAGCTTCCTCCTGGTACCTGCAGCTGGATAACAGGGAAAGGTTCAGATACAGACTCAGGCAGCACTGCTCTGAGAAACTCCTCTGCCTGTACATAA